A region of Anguilla rostrata isolate EN2019 chromosome 10, ASM1855537v3, whole genome shotgun sequence DNA encodes the following proteins:
- the cenpe gene encoding centromere-associated protein E isoform X1 yields MTEESAVKVCVRVRPLIQREEASTENSEPVALYWKADKQAIHQIDDGSVTKTFSFDRVFSAEESTNQLYQDIAKPLVVSAVEGYNGTIFAYGQTSSGKTFTMMGSNRIPGVIPLAMEDVFQTIKNCPKKEFLLRVSYMEIYNETVTDLLCDSWKRKPLEIREGNYKNVYVADLTEELVTSAEQALSWIRKGEKNRHYGKTKMNQRSSRSHTIFRMILESRERSDPASGENADGAIIVSHLNLVDLAGAERASQTGAEGARLKEGCNINRSLFTLGQVIKKLSDENQGGFTNYRDSKLTRILQNSLGGNAKTVIICTITPATVEETISTLQFASAAKRMKNDPHVTEVSDDGALLRRYRNEIVDLKRRLQEVSSVTQTTATEKEVLAQLLQEKDQLQREQQDRIRNLTKIIVTSSNFVVAEKKVPKRRVTWGGKLFRPVQSGDFHIGDAEFGPSEPSVKKRKADLSVLLEQDDDSTEFDSQWETPDDIQFDIEMNQSNVTIRSVTDSDFPSPSRLGELSEKVASLEMQLQMETQQKQEAVEMSSSLEKRVAELEKQLEVQEQELLKDPQEEELGEPSEKVASLEMQLQMETQQKQEAVEMSTSLEKRVAELEKQLEVQEQELLKDPQEEYKKDLGDTIQLCEALVSEKANIAAERDLIKQELSILKDENLLLRRDKDHLLKEIEEKREMQEFSSLEQESAKQYEIELLAEISSIKKVAEKSVACVQKLEADMSAMSTLLKRKEEVIKELQNINGKDLVQENQQLRRSLADAEELSRETKKEWAFLRSDNLSLKERDSSMSTDYEKMKNEVTALCSKLEVEKSRFKKMQVDLQKELQGAFEENTKLTTLLDGKVPKNLIDSIELERTVTGLKKELEMHQEQESFLQSKVEELEALKDLPVQVESLKKQICDLTEELCAARAEKDCLLSAQTSSDAEIGRLTAEVQQAQDQLAEAQAKLSDAEIREDHLSQQHLDITQQAEELKAELKNLTEEKCQLLNTVEELNMKAERSREHETSIEGKLLEQQLLVKDLENKLEETQESSTHAEEHFKEISKQHQDQITQLSEELQLVRSERDALQSERTNTGHLSEEEQEKLRSQVTSLSEERDQLQEILEGVREERNQLKRDLQEKEEMVVQVQEELRQHLNSGHQALEETAQTELQQKIQQLAEELEGVREERTKLQSDLQENMETATETKNLLQSTQEELKQQQQLNTDLKMQSSDIESHLEQIKQLSEELQLVRSERDALLSERTNTGHLSEEEQEKLCLHVTSLTEERDQLQEILEGVREERNQLKGELQEKEEMMIENREELRAAEDLMRSQQENIQHLETQVAQVESVTAVSSVVCDRDQPNTDDLQDQATETLNLLHSIQEELKQQQQLNVELKKQSSEIESQLEQQITQLNEELQLVRSERDALQSERTNTGHLSEEEQEKLRSHVTSLTEERDQLQEILEGVREDRNQLKVNLQEKEEMVVQIHEELRQQKHLASEHEALGESEQAELQQQIQQLNEELEGVKADRSQLKCDMQENVEMMIENQDELRAAQDKIRKQQEVVQDLKTQILQLKSKLVNVNGAEDNLTNLEDLQDQIKQLSEELQLVRSERDALLSERTNAGHVSEEEREKLCSHITSLTEERDQLQEILEGVREDRNQLKRELQEKEEMSVEGQAELLSAQEELKLQQQLNSDLQAQISEKESQLEQITQLSEELQLVCSERDALQSERTNTGHLSEEEQEKLRSQVTSLTEERDQLQEILEGVREERNQLKRELQEKEEMSVEGQAELLSAQEDLKLQQQLNSDLQAQISEKESQLQEITQLSEELQLVRSERDALQSERTNTGHLSEEEQEKLCSQVTSLTEERDQLQEILEGVREERNQLKRDLQEKEEVSVEGQAELLSAQEELKLQQQLNSDLQAQISEKESRLEQQVAQVQEELRQQQHLNSEHQALREREQAELHQQIQQLTAELEGVREERTKLQSDLQENTEMAKETQNLLHSIQEDLKQQQVLNADLKTQNSEIETRLEQQITQLSEELQLVRSERDALQSERTNTTHLSEEEQEKLHSQVTSLTEERDQLQEVLEGVREERSQLKRDLLEKEEMLAQVQKQLLEKGHLNAEQQTLREKEQAEFQQQIQKLAEELEGVREECQQKAELEKASQEALSEANAAIASLREQIRDLEEKSSPAGQGGERLRARLEESELELQKVLEKFQKFADSAAGALKSLEQPLKDASLVQNELAFQVLASIPKPLRALYVEFRKSTDGISDLLWRTARGSAGVAQLHRQQLEAQASQDAACFEESRLQDLLIRAAGDPGDLLAATSDDFRQVWDQRLHELLERREQKLQEMNSVLAELEEGVARNAATVSEELPEQQRTNEELRALVTAPTLDLAALESLLERERARRTLVLQSKKAVFLNLQNEYFKMGSDLKAFKAQASQQLKEERSRSLTLLQKRESGPAKSEAELLQSLQELTLKLQQSETLVKAVQTRAGELEEAQARAEDRVSKHKEATQLLQTELQDVCAQLKEKEGAVRGLEGMLRESEAQVKRGMAPSAVELDEMKNKLIKMELELTARASTHQEELEKMTSMLDHKEEALRKLKEALRKTQQQGDESFMEESIYAKGTATIGGRTVQSSIVMEKNRLEEEVKQLKKKIVQLESLISSQQLEITKWKTRATKLKENRKEGVKAEMPLSPHTPTKRRRPITSEGHILDSPKSKFFDARSVSESVSANCPKQFFDNSTLGNVPEVLYPPTMPELGSPESPEIDLNAAVEDKNAEWWPMSPTQSDNCKTQ; encoded by the exons atgacagaagaatCTGCAGTTAAAGTCTGCGTGAGGGTTCGACCGTTAATACAAAG ggAGGAGGCGAGTACGGAAAATTCAGAGCCAGTCGCTTTGTATTGGAAAGCGGATAAACAAGCTATACATCAGATAGACGATGGCAGTGTTACGAAGACCTTCAGCTTTG ATAGGGTTTTCAGTGCGGAAGAATCAACAAATCAGCTGTACCAAGACATTGCAAAGCCCCTTGTTGTTTCTGCTGTGGAAGGGTACAATG GGACAATATTTGCCTACGGACAAACTTCTTCCGGAAAGACCTTTACCATGATGGGGAGCAATCGCATCCCTGGGGTGATACCACTGGCCATGGAAGATGTCTTCCAGACAATTAAAAAC TGTCCAAAAAAAGAGTTTCTTCTGAGGGTGTCCTATATGGAAATCTACAATGAGACCGTTACGGACTTGCTCTGTGATAGCTGGAAGAGAAAACCACTGGAAATCCGAGAAGGGaactat aaaaatgtttatgtgGCTGATCTGACTGAGGAGTTGGTGACATCTGCTGAACAAGCCCTCTCTTGGATCAGAAAAGGAGAAA agaatcGTCATTATGGGAAGACCAAAATGAACCAACGGAGCAGTCGCTCGCATACCATTTTCCGCATG ATTTTGGAAAGCCGTGAACGCAGTGATCCGGCTTCGGGTGAAAACGCCGATGGCGCCATCATTGTGTCACATCTG AACTTGGTTGACTTGGCTGGTGCGGAAAGGGCTAGCCAAACAGGAGCTGAGG GAGCTCGACTCAAAGAAGGATGCAATATAAATCGCAGCTTGTTCACCCTTGGGCAGGTGATCAAGAAGTTGTCTGATGAGAATCAAGG GGGCTTCACAAATTACAGGGACAGTAAACTTACCAGAATTCTCCAAAACTCATTGGGTGGCAATGCTAAAACTGTCATCATCTGTACCATCACTCCTGCAACGGTAGAGGAAACAATCAGCACTCTACAG TTTGCCAGTGCTGCAAAGCGCATGAAAAATGATCCCCACGTCACAGAGGTTTCGGACGACGGAGCCCTGCTTAGGAgatacagaaatgaaattgtGGACCTGAAGCGACGTCTGCAAGAG GTTTCTTCTGTCACACAAACAACGGCGACCGAGAAGGAGGTTTTGGCCCAGCTGCTGCAAGAAAAGGATCAGCTTCAACGGGAACAACAGGACAGGATTAGAAACTTGACCAAAATCATAGTCACCTCTTCCAACTTTGTTGTCGCTGAAAAAAAG GTTCCGAAGAGAAGAGTCACGTGGGGTGGCAAGCTTTTCAGGCCCGTGCAATCGGGCGACTTTCACATTGGAGACGCTGAGTTTGGCCCATCGGAACCATCTGTCAAGAAGAGAAAAGCGGATCTGTCGGTGTTGTTGGAACAGGATGATG aTAGCACGGAGTTCGATTCTCAATGGGAAACGCCGGACGATATCCAGTTCGACATAGAGATGAATCAGAGCAATGTTACGATACGAAGCGTAACTGACAG TGACTTCCCCTCTCCCAGCCGGCTGGGTGAACTTAGCGAGAAGGTTGCCAGCCTGGAAATGCAGCTGCAAATGGAGACCCAGCAGAAGCAGGAAGCTGTTGAAATGAGCTCATCTCTGGAGAAGAGGGTGGCAGAGCTGGAGAAACAGCTGGAGGTCCAAGAACAAGAGTTGCTCAAAGATCCACAGGAGGAG GAGCTGGGTGAACCTAGCGAGAAGGTTGCCAGCCTGGAAATGCAGCTGCAAATGGAGACCCAGCAGAAGCAGGAAGCTGTTGAAATGAGCACATCTCTGGAGAAGAGGGTGGCAGAGCTGGAGAAACAGCTGGAGGTCCAAGAACAAGAGTTGCTCAAAGATCCACAGGAGGAG TACAAGAAGGATCTGGGAGACACCATCCAACTTTGTGAAGCACTTGTATCTGAAAAG GCAAATATTGCTGCCGAGCGTGATCTCATCAAGCAGGAATTGAGCATCTTGAAGGATGAAAACTTGCTCTTGAGGCGAGACAAGGATCATCTCCTGAAGGAGATCGAGGAGAAGCGAGAGATGCAGGAATTTAGTTCTCTGGAACAGGAGAGCGCCAAACAGTATGAG ATTGAACTGCTTGCTGAAATTTCCAGTATAAAGAAGGTAGCAGAGAAGTCTGTTGCTTGTGTTCAAAAGCTTGAG gctgaTATGTCTGCCATGTCAACTCTGCTTAAACGGAAGGAGGAGGTTATAAAGGAATTACAGAATATT AACGGCAAAGATTTAGTCCAGGAGAATCAGCAGTTGAGACGATCCCTGGCTGATGCTGAGGAGTTGAGTCGTGAGACGAAGAAGGAGTGGGCCTTTCTGCGCAGTGACAATCTCTCACTGAAGGAGAGGGAT TCATCGATGAGCACAGACTACGAGAAGATGAAGAACGAGGTGACAGCCCTTTGCAGTAAACTAGAGGTGGAGAAATCTCGCTTTAAGAAGATGCAGGTTGATCTACAGAAGGAGCTACAGGGGGCCTTTGAAGAGAACACCAAATTGACCACCCTTCTTGATGGAAAAGTCCCCAAAA ATCTTATTGACAGTATTGAACTGGAGAGGACAGTCACTGGTTTGAAGAAAGAGCTTGAGATGCATCAGGAGCAGGAGAGCTTCCTGCAGTCTaaggtggaggagctggaggctctGAAGGACCTCCCAGTTCAAGTTGAAAGTTTAAAGAAACAG ATTTGCGACCTTACAGAAGAGCTTTGTGCTGCTCGGGCTGAGAAGGACTGCCTGCTCTCTGCTCAGACCAGCAGTGATGCAGAAATCGGGAGGCTAACGGCTGAAGTCCAGCAAGCCCAGGACCAGCTGGCTGAAGCGCAAGCCAAGCTAAGCGACGCAGAAATCAGGGAGGATCATCTGTCCCAGCAGCATCTCGACATCACCCAGCAGGCCGAGGAACTAAAAGCAGAGTTGAAGAACCTCACGGAAGAAAAATGCCAACTTCTCAACACTGTGGAAGAACTAAACATGAAG GCTGAGAGAAGCAGAGAACATGAGACTTCTATTGAAGGAAAGCTGCTTGAACAACAGCTTTTGGTGAAAGACTTGGAGAACAAACTTGAGGAAACTCAAGAGTCATCCACACATGCAGAAGAGCACTTCAAAGAGATTTCTAAGCAGCATCAAGACCAG ATTACGCAGCTGAGTGAGGAGCTTCAGCTGGTGCGCAGTGAGAGAGATGCTCTCCAGTCAGAGAGGACAAACACTGGTCATCTTTCAGAGGAGGAACAGGAGAAACTCCGCTCACAAGTCACCTCCCTCTCTGAGGAGAGAGACCAGCTCCAGGAGATActggagggagtgagagaggagagaaaccaGTTGAAGAGAGACCtgcaagagaaagaggagatg GTGGTGCAGGTCCAGGAGGAGCTGAGGCAGCATCTGAACTCTGGGCATCAGGCCCTTGAAGAGACAGCCCAAACTGAGCTTCAACAGAAG ATCCAGCAGTTGGCTGAGGAActggagggagtgagagaggagagaaccaAGCTACAGAGTGACCTGCAGGAGAACATGGAGACG GCCACAGAAACTAAAAATCTGCTTCAGTCTACCCAAGAGGAgttaaaacaacagcagcaacttAACACTGACCTCAAGATGCAAAGCTCAGATATTGAGAGCCATCTAGAACAG ATAAAGCAGCTGAGTGAGGAGCTTCAGCTGGTGCGCAGTGAGAGAGATGCTCTCCTATCAGAGAGGACAAACACTGGTCATCTTTCAGAGGAGGAACAGGAGAAACTTTGCTTGCATGTCACCTCTCTCACTGAGGAGAGAGACCAGCTCCAGGAGATActggagggagtgagagaggagaggaaccaGCTGAAGGGAGAACtgcaggagaaagaggagatg ATGATCGAGAATCGAGAGGAGCTGAGGGCTGCTGAAGACTTAATGAGATCCCAACAGGAAAATATTCAACACTTGGAGACTCAGGTTGCACAGGTGGAGTCGGTGACTGCCGTGAGCAGTGTTGTCTGTGACAGGGACCAACCCAACACAGACGACCTTCAAGATCAA GCCACAGAAACCCTAAATCTGCTTCACTCAATCCAAGAGGAGctgaaacaacagcagcaacttAATGTTGAGCTGAAGAAACAAAGCTCTGAAATTGAGAGCCAACTTGAACAACAG ATAACGCAGCTGAATGAGGAGCTTCAGCTGGTGCGCAGTGAGAGAGATGCTCTCCAGTCAGAGAGGACAAACACTGGTCATCTTTCAGAGGAGGAACAAGAGAAACTCCGCTCACATGTCACCTCCCTCACTGAGGAGAGAGACCAGCTCCAGGAGATActggagggagtgagagaggacaggaacCAGCTGAAGGTGaacctgcaggagaaggaggagatg GTGGTGCAGATCCATGAGGAACTGAGACAGCAAAAGCATCTGGCTTCAGAGCATGAGGCCCTGGGAGAAAGCGAACAAGCTGAGCTTCAACAGCAG ATCCAACAGCTTAATGAGGAGCTAGAGGGCGTGAAGGCAGACAGAAGCCAGTTGAAGTGTGACATGCAGGAGAATGTGGAGATG ATGATTGAAAATCAAGATGAACTGAGAGCAGCTCAAGATAAAATCCGAAAACAACAGGAAGTCGTTCAAGACCTGAAGACTCAGATATTACAGTTGAAGTCTAAGCTGGTGAATGTGAACGGGGCTGAAGATAACCTAACTAACCTGGAGGACCTTCAAGATCAA ATAAAGCAGTTGAGTGAGGAGCTTCAGCTGGTGCGCAGTGAGAGAGATGCTCTCCTGTCTGAGAGAACGAACGCTGGTCATGTGTCAGAGGAGGAACGAGAGAAACTTTGCTCGCACATCACTTCCCTCACTGAGGAGAGAGACCAGCTCCAGGAGATActggagggagtgagagaggacaggaacCAGCTGAAGAGAGAactgcaggagaaggaggagatg AGTGTAGAGGGACAAGCAGAGCTCCTCAGTGCCCAGGAGGAGCtgaaactgcagcagcagctgaactctgaccttcAGGCCCAGATCTCTGAGAAGGAGTCTCAGCTGGAGCAG ATAACGCAGCTGAGCGAGGAGCTTCAgctggtgtgcagtgagagagatgcTCTCCAGTCAGAGAGGACAAACACTGGTCATCTTTCAGAGGAGGAACAGGAGAAACTCCGCTCACAAGTCACCTCCCTCACTGAGGAGAGAGACCAGCTCCAGGAGATActggagggagtgagagaggagaggaaccaGCTGAAGAGAGAactgcaggagaaggaggagatg AGTGTGGAGGGACAAGCAGAGCTCCTCAGTGCCCAGGAGGATCtgaaactgcagcagcagctgaactctgacctccaGGCCCAGATCTCTGAGAAGGAGTCTCAGCTGCAGGAG ATAACGCAGCTGAGTGAGGAGCTTCAGCTGGTGCGCAGTGAGAGAGATGCTCTCCAGTCAGAGAGGACAAACACTGGTCATCTTTCAGAGGAGGAACAGGAGAAACTCTGCTCACAGGTCACCTCCCTCACTGAGGAGAGAGACCAGCTCCAGGAGATActggagggagtgagagaggagaggaaccaGCTGAAGAGAGacctgcaggagaaggaggaggtg AGTGTAGAGGGACAAGCAGAGCTCCTCAGTGCCCAGGAGGAGCtgaaactgcagcagcagctgaactctgaccttcAGGCCCAGATCTCAGAGAAGGAGTCTCGGCTGGAGCAGCAG GTGGCGCAGGTCCAGGAGGAGCtgaggcagcagcagcacctgaaCTCCGAGCATCAGGccctgagggagagggagcaggccGAGCTTCATCAGCAG ATCCAGCAGTTGACTGCGGAGctggagggagtgagagaggagagaaccaAGCTACAGAGTGACCTGCAGGAGAACACTGAGATG GCCAAAGAAACTCAAAATCTGCTTCACTCTATTCAAGAGGACTTGAAACAACAGCAGGTGCTTAATGCTGACCTCAAGACACAAAACTCAGAAATTGAGACTCGCCTAGAACAGCAG ATAACGCAGCTGAGCGAGGAGCTTCAGCTGGTGCGCAGTGAGAGAGATGCTCTCCAGTCAGAGAGGACAAACACTACTCATCTTTCAGAGGAGGAACAGGAGAAACTCCACTCACAAGTCACCTCCCTCACTGAGGAGAGAGACCAGCTCCAGGAGGTActggagggagtgagagaggagaggagccagTTGAAGAGAGACCTGCTGGAGAAGGAAGAGATG CTTGCTCAGGTCCAGAAACAGTTGTTGGAGAAGGGACATCTGAATGCGGAGCAGCAGACCTtaagagaaaaagaacaagCGGAATTCCAGCAGCAG ATCCAGAAGCTGGCAGAGGAActggagggggtgagagaggagtgtcAGCAGAAGGCCGAACTGGAAAAGGCTTCTCAAGAG GCGCTGTCTGAAGCAAACGCAGCCATAGCCAGCCTGAGGGAGCAGATCCGTGACCTTGAAGAGAAAAGCAGCCCAgctgggcagggaggggagaggctcCGGGCCCGACTGGAGGAGTCCGAACTGGAGCTGCAG AAAGTTCTGGAGAAGTTCCAGAAGTTTGCCGACAGCGCCGCGGGCGCTCTGAAGAGCCTGGAGCAGCCGCTGAAGGACGCCTCGCTCGTTCAGAACGAGCTGGCCTTCCAGGTCCTGGCGTCCATCCCCAAGCCGCTCCGGGCCCTGTACGTGGAGTTCCGCAAGAGCACCGACGGCATCAGCGACCTCCTCTGGCGGACCGCG AGGGGCAGCGCGGGCGTGGCCCAGCTGCACAGGCAACAGCTGGAGGCCCAGGCCTCGCAGGACGCCGCCTGCTTCGAGGAGAGCCGCCTGCAGGACCTGCTGATCCGGGCCGCCGGGGATCCCGGCGACCTGCTCGCCGCGACCAGCGACGACTTCCGCCAGGTCTGGGACCAGCGGCTCCACGAGCTCCTGGAGAGAAGGGAGCAGAAACTGCAG GAAATGAACAGCGTGTTGGCCGAGCTGGAGGAGGGCGTGGCCAGGAACGCAGCCACCGTTTCCGAAGAGCTTCCCGAGCAGCAGAGGACCAACGAGGAGCTGCGGGCCCTGGTCACCGCCCCGACCCTTGACCTCGCGGCGCTCGAAAGCCTGCTGGAGCGCGAACGGGCGAGACGCACCCTGGTGCTGCAGAGCAAGAAGGCCGTTTTCCTG AACCTGCAGAATGAGTACTTCAAGATGGGGAGCGACCTGAAGGCCTTTAAAGCCCAGGCCAGCcagcagctgaaggaggagaggagcaggagccTGACGCTGCTGCAGAAACGGGAGAGCGGCCCGGCCAAGAGCGAGGCCGAGCTGCTGCAGAGCCTCCAGGAGCTCACGCTCAAGCTCCAGCAGTCGGAGACACTCGTCAAG GCGGTGCAGACGAGGGcgggggagctggaggaggcccaGGCCAGGGCGGAGGACAGGGTCTCCAAGCACAAGGAGGCCACGCAGCTCCTGCAGACGGAGCTCCAGGACGTCTGCGCCCagctgaaggagaaggagggcGCCGTCCGGGGCCTGGAGGGGATGCTCCGGGAGAGCGAG GCTCAGGTTAAGAGAGGCATGGCGCCCAGTGCTGTGGAGCTGGACGAGATGAAGAACAAGCTGATCAAAATGGAGCTGGAGCTAACGGCGCGCGCTTCCACACACCAAGAGGA GCTGGAGAAAATGACGTCCATGCTGGATCACAAAGAGGAGGCCTTGAGGAAGCTGAAGGAGGCCCTTCGGAAAACACAGCAGCAAGGCGATGAGTCAT tCATGGAAGAGTCCATCTATGCCAAGGGAACAGCCACCATCGGGGGGCGCACTGTCCAGAGCAGCATAGTCATGGAGAAAAACAGACTTGAAGAGGAAGTGAAGCAGCTGAAGAAGAAAATTGTCCAGCTCGAGAG